One window from the genome of Brachionichthys hirsutus isolate HB-005 chromosome 19, CSIRO-AGI_Bhir_v1, whole genome shotgun sequence encodes:
- the xrcc4 gene encoding DNA repair protein XRCC4 — MSTSTRQLHIASEGDSSYFLRVDWSGRGLDSGFQLLLTDGQGAWRGDVSAAAILGEAEELEMPTGRYVQDLLQALTQASPTYSFTLTPSPPGRGSSVTLTYEKVEKDLSFRLGSVLLDAVPQPAEAVRDLLVHSLQRGTALENHNHRLETENQRLKEEHQRIATELERYAGGKEALESELYSRFVLVLNEKKAKIRSLQESVTDLQESRSADAQQKEVSVKSNQRAGEEEEDEYGGSTDEEPEKTQSSPAPTLPSRESSTASPLDDSLKDIIDVAPSRKRRCRPLRPPDHVAKRPNPQSSQRKRTDPPAGSSKKPTPQRSANAAAATSSAEDLFEDF, encoded by the exons ATGTCCACTTCGACGCGTCAGCTTCACATCGCATCTGAAGGTGACTCCTCCTACTTCCTGCGAGTGGActggagtgggcggggcttggatTCAGGCTTCCAGTTGCTGCTGACTGATGGACAGGGCGCTTGGAGAGGAGATG TGAGCGCGGCGGCGATTCTCGGCGAGGCCGAGGAGCTGGAGATGCCGACAGGGAGGTACGTCCAGGACCTCCTGCAGGCACTGACGCAGGCCTCCCCCACGTACAGCTTCACCCTGACGCCGTCTCCACCCGGCCGCGGCTCCTCCGTCACGCTGACCTACGAGAAGGTTGAGAAGGATCTCTCG ttcaggttgggttctgttcTGCTGGATGCCGTCCCACAGCCGGCGGAGGCAGTGAGAGATTTACTGGTCCATAGTCTGCAGAGGGGAACCGCGCTGGAGAACCACAACCACCGACTAGAGACGGAGAACCAGCGACTGAAAGAAGAGCACCAACGCATCGCCACAGA ACTTGAGCGGTACGCTGGAGGTAAAGAGGCTCTGGAGTCGGAGCTGTACTCTCGGTTCGTCCTGGTCCTGAACGAGAAGAAGGCCAAGATTCGAAGTCTGCAGGAATCCGTCACAGACCTACAGGAGTCCAG GAGCGCTGATGCACAGCAAAAGGAGGTTTctgtaaaatcaaatcaaagagcaggagaggaagaggaggatgaataCGGAGGTAGTACCGATGAGGAGCCAGAGAAGACGCAGTCGTCTCCGGCCCCAACTTTACCATCCAGAG AGTCCTCTACTGCGAGCCCGTTGGACGACAGCCTGAAGGACATCATTGACGTGGCCCCGTCTCGTAAGCGGCGCTGCCGTCCCCTCAGGCCTCCAGACCATGTGGCCAAAAGGCCGAATCCTCAGAGCTCCCAGAGAAAGAG
- the zcchc9 gene encoding zinc finger CCHC domain-containing protein 9 produces the protein MTRWARANNIHKHKPAEATPWSRLRTGGGGGPSRSAADGAQQEPLRGVQPRGSAVKKPNRKKKDYIDEDVNGFLEYLQQTGQQLSRGDQGGRRELDQEVRVEVETALKKDQRRENRRIKRQKDKKNTMLCFNCRKPGHGLADCPEACRDAEMGQGICYRCGSTEHEIQKCRAKVDPALGDYPYAKCFICSKSGHLSRSCPDNPKGLYAQGGSCRVCGSVEHFQKDCPEHQAATNSLTVAWLSNNMSADYEDVHVPVKKVKPKQAKVVVF, from the exons ATGACGAGGTGGGCGCGAGCCAACAACATCCATAAACACAAGCCGGCAGAGGCCACTCCGTGGAGTCGGCtaagaacaggaggaggagggggtccGAGCAGGTCAGCTGCCGACGGTGCTCAACAAGAACCTCTGAGGGGGGTCCAGCCTCGTGGCTCAGCCGTGAAAAAACCCAACCGCAAGAAGAAGGACTACATCGACGAGGACGTGAATGGTTTCCTGGAGTATTTGCAGCAAACGGGACAGCAGTTGTCCAGAGGAGAccagggtgggaggagggaGTTGGATCAGGAGGTCAGGGTGGAGGTGGAAACCGCCCTGAAGAAAGACCAAAGGAGGGAGAACAGAAGGATTAAGAGGCAGAAAGATAAAAAGAACACCATG CTGTGTTTTAACTGCAGGAAACCCGGTCACGGTCTCGCCGACTGTCCCGAGGCCTGCCGAGATGCCGAGATGGGTCAAGGCATCTGTTATCGCTGCGGCTCCACCGAACATGAAATCCAGAAGTGCAGAGCTAAAGTGGACCCTGCTCTGG GTGACTACCCGTACGCTAAGTGCTTCATCTGTAGTAAGTCGGGACATTTGTCGCGGTCGTGCCCGGATAATCCAAAAGGGCTCTATGCAcaag GAGGCTCCTGCCGTGTTTGTGGCTCGGTGGAACATTTTCAGAAGGACTGTCCGGAACACCAGGCTGCAA CTAACTCTCTGACCGTCGCCTGGCTGTCCAACAACATGAGCGCTGACTACGAGGACGTTCACGTCCCAGTGAAGAAGGTCAAACCCAAACAGGCTAAAGTGGTAGTGTTCTGA